From one Lolium rigidum isolate FL_2022 chromosome 4, APGP_CSIRO_Lrig_0.1, whole genome shotgun sequence genomic stretch:
- the LOC124647858 gene encoding uncharacterized protein LOC124647858, protein VVVSGAGELVVGDTEPSAYEMLERFGFPKGILPEGVTGYTLRRSDGAFQVFMDRDCEFEVDGGYRLTYQRTISGTVAGGSIRDLRGVSVRMFFVNWGIDQVLMADADHLMFYVGPLSQAFPADNFEESPQCRCRGVLDGVAHVGVAAM, encoded by the coding sequence GTCGTCGTGTCCGGCGCGGGcgagctcgtcgtcggcgacacGGAGCCGAGCGCGTACGAGATGCTGGAGCGGTTCGGGTTCCCGAAGGGCATCCTGCCCGAGGGCGTGACCGGGTACACGCTGCGGCGGTCCGACGGCGCGTTCCAGGTGTTCATGGACAGGGACTGCGAGTTCGAGGTCGACGGCGGCTACAGGCTCACCTACCAGCGCACCATCTCCGGCACGGTGGCGGGCGGTAGCATCCGGGACCTCCGCGGCGTCTCCGTCAGGATGTTCTTCGTCAACTGGGGCATCGACCAGGTGCTCATGGCGGACGCCGACCACCTCATGTTCTACGTCGGCCCGCTCTCGCAGGCCTTCCCGGCCGACAACTTCGAGGAGTCACCCCAGTGCCGGTGCCGAGGCGTGCTCGACGGCGTCGCGCACGTCGGCGTGGCGGCGATGTAG